The following coding sequences are from one Fundidesulfovibrio magnetotacticus window:
- a CDS encoding sulfide/dihydroorotate dehydrogenase-like FAD/NAD-binding protein, translating into MPSRILKKRSLIPGQTSELTLEAPHIAAKAKPGNFVILRVCENGERIPLTIADTDKDAGTITIVYLVLGKTTAHLETLKEGDEILDLCGPLGKDTDIHKHAGPVICVGGGTGIAAMHHIAKGHHTVGNHVIAIIGARNKDLLLFEAELKRFCPEVLVSTDDGSYGHKGLVTELLEERLKADPSVAEVVAVGPVPMMAAVARTTKPFGVKTVVSLNSIMVDGIGMCGACRVSVGGKTQFACVDGPEFDGQLVDFKELSSRLSAFKTMEQISYEKFRSGHVCTCGK; encoded by the coding sequence ATGCCAAGCAGGATCCTCAAAAAACGCAGCCTCATCCCGGGGCAGACCAGCGAGCTGACGCTGGAAGCCCCTCACATCGCGGCCAAGGCCAAGCCAGGAAACTTCGTGATCCTGCGCGTCTGCGAAAACGGCGAGCGCATCCCGCTCACCATCGCGGACACCGACAAGGACGCGGGAACCATCACCATCGTCTACCTCGTGCTGGGCAAGACCACCGCCCACCTGGAAACACTCAAGGAAGGCGACGAAATCCTCGACCTGTGCGGCCCCCTGGGCAAGGACACCGACATCCACAAGCACGCCGGACCGGTGATCTGCGTGGGCGGCGGCACGGGCATCGCGGCCATGCACCACATCGCCAAGGGCCACCACACGGTGGGCAACCACGTGATCGCCATCATCGGCGCGCGCAACAAGGACCTTCTGCTGTTCGAGGCCGAACTCAAGCGGTTCTGCCCCGAGGTGCTCGTGTCCACCGACGACGGTTCGTACGGACACAAGGGCCTGGTGACGGAACTCCTGGAGGAGCGCCTCAAGGCCGACCCCAGCGTGGCCGAGGTGGTGGCCGTGGGCCCCGTGCCCATGATGGCCGCCGTGGCCCGCACCACCAAGCCCTTCGGCGTGAAGACCGTGGTGAGCCTCAACTCCATCATGGTGGACGGCATCGGCATGTGCGGGGCCTGCCGCGTGAGCGTGGGCGGCAAGACCCAGTTCGCCTGCGTGGACGGCCCCGAATTCGACGGCCAGCTGGTGGACTTCAAGGAGCTTTCCAGCCGCCTTTCGGCCTTCAAGACCATGGAACAGATTTCCTACGAGAAATTCAGGAGTGGCCATGTCTGCACCTGCGGAAAATAG
- a CDS encoding fumarate reductase flavoprotein subunit: MQIFQTDLLCIGAGLAGERVAIEAADNGFSVTCLSLVPARRSHSSAAQGGMQAALGNSAMGEGDTPDVHFADTVKGSDWGADQECARIFADTAPIAMRQMAFWGVPWNRVVPGEQTYYKGGKPFTAFEKPENEGLIHSRSFGGTAKWRTCYTSDGTGHAVLYTLDNRAAQMGVEVHDKTEAIALIHDGETCMGAIVRCLKTGELSAYLARATLIATGGYGRIYRESTNAVICDGGGHIIALDTGKAVIGNPEAVQFHPTGIVPTDILVTEGCRGDGGTLLDVNQYRFMPDYEPEKAELASRDVVSRRMTEHMRKGLGVKSPYGDHLWLDIRHLGEKHISTKLREVQEICESFLGVDPVHQLIPVRPTQHYSMGGVRTNSDGAAYGLKGLFSAGEACCWDMHGFNRLGGNSLAETIVAGMHVGGKVVEFLQGSDTAFKTDCMREAFSRQQDRIKALIHGANGRENVYAVRNAMFDAIMKGAGIFRNGKDLQESVDKLTDILQRARKVGLRSNGLGANQELAAALKIEGQVKMALCVCYAALKRTESRGAHTREDFPERNDRDWLNRTLATWANLSDDLPTLTYEPATSVFEIPPGERGYGGGKIIPMDTPPVATPKGAKA; this comes from the coding sequence ATGCAAATCTTCCAAACCGACCTGTTGTGCATCGGAGCCGGCCTCGCCGGCGAGCGCGTGGCCATCGAGGCCGCCGACAACGGCTTCTCCGTCACCTGCCTCTCCCTGGTGCCCGCCAGGCGCTCGCACTCCTCGGCCGCCCAGGGCGGCATGCAGGCGGCGCTGGGCAACTCCGCCATGGGCGAGGGCGACACCCCCGACGTGCACTTCGCCGACACCGTGAAGGGCTCCGACTGGGGCGCAGACCAGGAATGCGCCCGCATCTTCGCCGACACCGCCCCCATCGCCATGCGCCAGATGGCCTTCTGGGGCGTGCCCTGGAACCGCGTGGTCCCCGGCGAGCAGACCTACTACAAGGGCGGCAAGCCCTTCACCGCCTTCGAGAAGCCCGAGAACGAAGGCCTCATCCACTCGCGCAGCTTCGGCGGCACCGCCAAGTGGCGCACCTGCTACACCTCCGACGGCACCGGCCACGCCGTGCTCTACACCCTGGACAACCGCGCCGCCCAGATGGGCGTCGAAGTCCACGACAAGACCGAAGCCATCGCCCTGATCCACGACGGCGAAACCTGCATGGGCGCCATCGTCCGCTGCCTCAAGACCGGCGAGCTCTCGGCCTACCTGGCCCGGGCCACCCTGATCGCCACCGGCGGCTACGGACGCATCTACCGCGAGTCCACCAACGCGGTGATCTGCGACGGCGGCGGCCACATCATCGCCCTGGACACCGGAAAGGCCGTCATCGGCAACCCCGAGGCCGTGCAGTTCCACCCCACGGGCATCGTGCCCACGGACATCCTGGTCACCGAGGGCTGCCGCGGCGACGGCGGAACCCTGCTCGACGTGAACCAGTACCGCTTCATGCCCGACTACGAGCCCGAAAAGGCCGAACTGGCCTCCCGCGACGTGGTCAGCCGCCGCATGACCGAACACATGCGCAAGGGCCTGGGCGTGAAGAGCCCCTACGGCGACCACCTCTGGCTGGACATCCGCCACCTGGGCGAGAAGCACATCTCCACCAAGCTGCGCGAGGTGCAGGAGATCTGCGAATCCTTCCTGGGCGTGGACCCCGTGCACCAGCTCATCCCCGTGCGCCCCACCCAGCACTACTCCATGGGCGGCGTGCGCACCAACTCCGACGGCGCGGCCTACGGCCTCAAGGGCCTCTTCTCCGCCGGCGAAGCCTGCTGCTGGGACATGCACGGCTTCAACCGCCTGGGCGGCAACTCCCTGGCCGAAACCATCGTGGCCGGCATGCACGTGGGCGGCAAGGTGGTGGAATTCCTCCAGGGCTCCGACACCGCCTTCAAGACCGACTGCATGCGCGAAGCCTTCTCCCGCCAGCAGGACCGCATCAAGGCCCTCATCCACGGAGCCAACGGCCGCGAGAACGTCTACGCCGTGCGCAACGCCATGTTCGACGCCATCATGAAGGGCGCGGGCATCTTCCGCAACGGCAAGGACCTCCAGGAAAGCGTGGACAAGCTCACGGACATCCTCCAGCGCGCCCGCAAGGTGGGCCTGCGCTCCAACGGACTGGGCGCCAACCAGGAGCTGGCCGCCGCCCTGAAGATCGAAGGCCAGGTGAAGATGGCCCTGTGCGTGTGCTACGCCGCCCTGAAGCGCACCGAATCGCGCGGCGCGCACACCCGGGAAGACTTCCCCGAGCGCAACGACCGCGACTGGCTCAACCGCACCCTGGCCACCTGGGCCAACCTCTCCGACGATCTGCCCACCCTGACCTACGAGCCCGCCACCTCGGTCTTCGAGATCCCGCCCGGCGAGCGCGGCTACGGCGGCGGCAAGATCATTCCCATGGACACCCCCCCCGTCGCCACGCCCAAGGGCGCGAAGGCCTAA
- the dctA gene encoding C4-dicarboxylate transporter DctA — protein sequence MAGKPIYKTLYFWVLFGIAVGIIIGLIPETKAFASKMEPWGKAFIKMVKMIIAPIIFCTVVTGIAKIGDMGKVGRVGLKAMAYFWLMTLFALAIGLAVVNYTQPGVGLDAYAKQMQSSAADLKKVEAYAGQTAKVTSTVDFLLNIIPTSVVDAFAKGEILQVLFFSILFGIGLSALGDRAKTVVQFIDEFSKGMFKVVHYIMYFAPFGAFGAIATVVATQGHDALIALGRLMIDVYVTCIAFIFIVLWTVCKMAGFSLWKYLKYISEEIFLVLGTSSSEAALPRMMAKMENAGADQSVVGLTLPMGYSFNLDGTCIYLTMASIFLAQATQTPMSFNDQLYIMFVLLLTSKGAAAVTGGGFITLAATLQSTGTIPMASLTLLLGVDRFMSEARAITNLIGNGVATLVVAKWEGALDMNKLHRVLDGHVTDDMVDDPEDALIAAHNAETVKK from the coding sequence ATGGCAGGCAAACCGATTTACAAGACGCTGTATTTCTGGGTTCTGTTCGGCATCGCCGTGGGCATCATCATCGGCCTGATTCCCGAGACCAAGGCATTCGCCTCCAAGATGGAGCCCTGGGGCAAGGCCTTCATCAAGATGGTCAAGATGATCATCGCCCCCATCATCTTCTGCACCGTGGTCACAGGCATCGCCAAGATCGGCGACATGGGCAAGGTGGGCCGCGTGGGCCTCAAGGCCATGGCCTATTTCTGGCTCATGACCCTCTTCGCCCTGGCCATCGGCCTGGCCGTGGTGAACTACACCCAGCCCGGCGTGGGGCTCGACGCCTATGCCAAGCAGATGCAATCCAGCGCGGCGGACCTCAAGAAGGTCGAGGCCTATGCCGGCCAGACCGCCAAGGTCACCAGCACCGTCGACTTCCTGCTGAACATCATCCCCACGTCCGTGGTGGACGCCTTCGCCAAGGGTGAAATCCTTCAGGTGCTCTTCTTCTCCATCCTCTTCGGCATCGGCCTCTCGGCGCTTGGAGACCGGGCGAAAACAGTCGTCCAGTTCATAGACGAGTTCTCGAAAGGCATGTTCAAGGTGGTGCACTACATCATGTACTTCGCGCCCTTCGGCGCGTTCGGCGCCATCGCCACGGTGGTGGCCACCCAGGGCCATGACGCCCTCATCGCCCTGGGACGCCTGATGATCGACGTCTACGTCACCTGCATCGCCTTCATCTTCATCGTGCTCTGGACCGTCTGCAAGATGGCCGGCTTCTCCCTGTGGAAGTACCTCAAGTACATCTCCGAGGAAATCTTCCTGGTGCTCGGCACCTCCTCCTCCGAGGCCGCCCTGCCCCGCATGATGGCCAAGATGGAGAACGCCGGAGCGGACCAGTCCGTGGTGGGCCTCACCCTGCCCATGGGCTACTCCTTCAACCTCGACGGCACCTGCATCTACCTGACCATGGCCTCCATCTTCCTGGCCCAGGCCACGCAGACGCCCATGAGTTTCAACGACCAGCTCTACATCATGTTCGTGCTGCTGCTCACCTCCAAGGGCGCGGCCGCGGTCACCGGCGGCGGCTTCATCACCCTGGCGGCCACGCTGCAGTCCACGGGCACCATCCCCATGGCGTCCCTGACCCTGCTCCTGGGCGTCGACCGCTTCATGAGCGAAGCACGCGCCATCACCAACCTGATCGGCAACGGCGTGGCCACCCTGGTGGTGGCCAAGTGGGAGGGCGCGCTGGACATGAACAAGCTCCACCGCGTGCTCGACGGACACGTCACCGACGACATGGTGGACGACCCCGAGGACGCCCTCATCGCCGCCCACAACGCCGAGACCGTCAAGAAGTAG
- a CDS encoding fumarate hydratase → MRTIPAQTIVDKVAEMCIAANRELPADVLQAFKTQQAAEENPAAKEIFRQLIENAELSRETGLPLCQDCGLAVFFVEMGEDVRVEGMSLREAVNAGMVKGYKEGYLRKSSCDPFTRKNTGDNGPAIIHFDIVPGDKLKIWMMAKGGGSENMSRVMMFPPAAGWKGLREFIIKRIAEAGPNPCPPVLVGIGIGGNFELAAINSKKALLRDIDDTHPDPEVAKLEEEVLSAINKLNIGPMGLGGKTTCLAVKIATAPCHLASLPLAVNVQCHSARHKEVVL, encoded by the coding sequence ATGCGAACGATTCCTGCACAGACCATCGTGGACAAGGTCGCCGAGATGTGCATCGCGGCCAACCGCGAGCTTCCGGCCGACGTGCTCCAGGCCTTCAAGACCCAGCAGGCCGCCGAGGAAAACCCCGCAGCCAAGGAGATTTTCCGCCAGCTCATCGAGAACGCCGAACTTTCCAGGGAGACCGGCCTCCCCCTCTGCCAGGACTGCGGCCTCGCCGTGTTCTTCGTGGAGATGGGCGAAGACGTGCGCGTGGAAGGCATGAGCCTGCGCGAGGCCGTCAACGCGGGCATGGTGAAGGGCTACAAGGAAGGCTACCTGCGCAAGTCCTCCTGCGACCCCTTCACCCGCAAGAACACCGGCGACAACGGACCCGCCATCATCCACTTCGACATCGTTCCGGGCGACAAGCTCAAGATCTGGATGATGGCCAAGGGCGGCGGCTCCGAGAACATGAGCCGCGTGATGATGTTCCCCCCGGCCGCCGGTTGGAAGGGCCTGCGCGAGTTCATCATCAAGCGCATCGCCGAGGCCGGCCCCAACCCCTGCCCCCCCGTGCTGGTGGGCATCGGCATCGGCGGCAACTTCGAGCTGGCGGCCATCAACTCCAAGAAGGCCCTCCTGCGCGACATCGACGACACCCACCCCGATCCCGAAGTGGCCAAGCTGGAGGAGGAAGTCCTCTCGGCCATCAACAAGCTCAACATCGGCCCCATGGGCCTGGGCGGCAAGACCACCTGCCTGGCGGTGAAGATCGCCACGGCCCCCTGCCACCTGGCCAGCCTGCCCCTGGCCGTCAACGTCCAGTGCCACTCCGCGCGGCACAAGGAGGTGGTGCTCTAA
- a CDS encoding PAS domain S-box protein encodes MSHIDSLDLLEAIDAGILVVDAANHVIIHANPKALELLGRAESEIVGRHCLGLECLCEPAHDRPLDLDKPLPPQERTLQGAGGVRLPVLIAAQPLVTPGARLSILTFTDLTPLKLIERKYQSFFKNAVEGVFQSTPDGRFIAVNPALCEILGYDTPEQVIAQLTDLRAQLYVDPADRDHLMAELEAQGRITGFETRFKRKGGGVRWINTSARQVRDEAGNLLYIEGLNIDITRRKLAEEALRTMGLELRASEEKFRRTFDQSPIGAAMLSLDWVFLRANEAFCRITGYTEEELLGKPIIMFSHPDDVEAAQQRSARLKSGEIDSYELDKRYIHKSGKVVWVHLSAGLVSDAGGRPLYYLPMVQDITERKQAEETLARTQARMKALLTSAPAVIYSRKPAGELELTYISDNIEDLTGFPPGRFLEEHGFWLSRINPLDAPATEAELRLQLALGQGTREYRFTNAQGLTRWIRDQFRLVLDDLGRPAEIVGYLTDVTARRLIKEALESSEARYRAIVEDQTELVCRFRPDGAVTFANEAMARSFGKSKEELLGSQFMAFWLPEERERQERHLRALTQAAPVGSIQCRMALPGAEERWLARNDHALFDQQGRLLEYQSVGRDITESILSERALKRAMDEKERLRLNLEAVFRSIPDALIVVDTEMNVLQTNRALSELCCIGGETSHGKHLHLVGGHCRRACFEVLSTTLKTREAVIEYRVECKGHRPGQTVVINSSPLLDPENNFVGAVLVIRDITRLADLEKRLTDLHGHRGLIGKSKVMRSIYAVLDQLSEVESTVLVTGESGTGKELVAEALHYGGPRAKGPLIKVNCSALSESLLESELFGHVRGAFTGAIRDKVGRFEAAEDGTIFLDEIGDISPRIQLNLLRVLERKEYERVGDSRTRKANVRVLAATNVDLQEKIRLGLFREDLFYRLKVMVIHLPPLRERTEDIPLLCEHFLGLFRASFGKHIARVGDEVMRLFMTYHWPGNVRELRYTLEHACILCPGGDILPEHLPQELVRGQLPSASGNGTRPGGEGYHAARYRAEAHAQPDPLRESQALAPPPPDAADQPANGRTFYTRHALGRDDILDALARTAGNRAKAARLLGIDRRTLYRNMEKHGIA; translated from the coding sequence ATGTCGCACATCGACAGCCTCGACCTCCTGGAAGCCATCGACGCGGGCATCCTGGTGGTGGACGCGGCAAACCACGTGATCATCCACGCCAACCCCAAGGCCCTGGAGCTTCTGGGACGCGCCGAGAGCGAGATCGTGGGCCGCCACTGCCTGGGCCTGGAATGCCTCTGCGAGCCCGCCCACGACAGGCCACTGGACCTGGACAAGCCACTGCCCCCCCAGGAGCGCACCCTCCAGGGCGCGGGCGGCGTGCGCCTGCCGGTGCTCATCGCGGCCCAGCCCCTGGTGACGCCGGGCGCGCGGCTCTCCATCCTCACCTTCACGGACCTGACGCCCCTCAAGCTCATCGAGCGCAAGTACCAGTCGTTCTTCAAGAACGCCGTGGAGGGCGTCTTCCAGTCCACGCCCGACGGCCGCTTCATCGCCGTGAACCCGGCCCTGTGCGAAATCCTGGGCTACGACACGCCCGAACAGGTGATCGCCCAGCTCACCGACCTGCGCGCCCAGCTCTACGTGGACCCCGCCGACCGCGACCACCTCATGGCCGAACTGGAGGCCCAAGGCCGCATCACCGGCTTCGAGACGCGCTTCAAGCGCAAGGGCGGCGGCGTGCGCTGGATCAACACCAGCGCGCGCCAGGTGCGCGACGAGGCGGGCAACCTCCTCTACATCGAAGGCCTGAACATCGACATCACCCGGCGCAAGCTGGCCGAGGAAGCCTTGCGCACCATGGGCCTGGAGCTGCGCGCCTCCGAGGAGAAGTTCCGCCGCACCTTCGACCAGTCGCCCATCGGCGCGGCCATGCTCTCCCTGGACTGGGTGTTCCTGCGCGCCAACGAGGCCTTCTGCCGCATCACGGGCTATACCGAGGAAGAACTCCTGGGCAAGCCCATCATCATGTTCTCCCACCCAGACGACGTGGAGGCCGCCCAGCAGCGCTCGGCCCGGCTCAAAAGCGGCGAGATCGACTCCTACGAACTGGACAAGCGCTACATCCACAAGTCCGGCAAGGTGGTCTGGGTGCACCTCTCGGCTGGCTTGGTGAGCGACGCCGGGGGCAGGCCCCTCTACTACCTGCCCATGGTCCAGGACATCACCGAGCGCAAGCAGGCCGAGGAGACCCTGGCCCGCACCCAGGCCCGCATGAAGGCCCTGCTCACCAGCGCCCCGGCCGTGATCTACTCGCGCAAGCCCGCCGGAGAGCTGGAGCTCACCTACATCTCCGACAACATCGAGGACCTTACCGGCTTCCCCCCGGGGCGCTTCCTGGAGGAGCACGGCTTCTGGCTCTCGCGCATCAATCCCCTGGACGCCCCCGCCACCGAGGCCGAGCTTCGCCTCCAGCTGGCCCTGGGACAGGGCACCCGCGAATACCGCTTCACCAACGCCCAGGGGCTCACCCGCTGGATCCGCGACCAGTTCCGCCTCGTCCTGGACGACCTGGGACGCCCGGCCGAGATCGTGGGCTACCTCACCGACGTCACCGCCCGGCGGCTCATCAAGGAGGCCCTGGAATCCAGCGAGGCCCGCTACCGCGCCATCGTGGAGGACCAGACCGAACTCGTCTGCCGCTTCCGCCCCGACGGGGCCGTCACCTTCGCCAACGAGGCCATGGCCCGCTCTTTCGGCAAATCCAAGGAGGAGCTGTTGGGCTCGCAGTTCATGGCCTTCTGGCTCCCCGAGGAACGCGAGCGGCAGGAGCGGCACCTGCGCGCCCTCACCCAGGCCGCGCCCGTGGGCTCCATCCAGTGCCGCATGGCCTTGCCCGGGGCCGAGGAGCGCTGGCTGGCGCGAAACGACCACGCCCTCTTCGACCAGCAGGGCAGGCTCCTGGAATACCAGTCCGTGGGCCGCGACATCACCGAGTCCATCCTCTCCGAACGCGCCCTCAAGCGCGCCATGGACGAAAAGGAGCGCCTGCGCCTGAACCTGGAGGCCGTGTTCCGTTCCATCCCCGACGCCCTCATCGTGGTGGACACCGAGATGAACGTGCTCCAGACCAACCGCGCCCTCTCGGAACTCTGCTGCATCGGCGGCGAAACCTCCCACGGCAAGCACCTCCACCTGGTGGGCGGGCACTGCCGCCGCGCCTGCTTCGAAGTGCTCTCCACCACGCTCAAGACCCGCGAGGCCGTCATCGAGTACCGCGTGGAGTGCAAGGGCCACCGCCCGGGACAGACCGTGGTCATCAACTCCTCGCCGCTTCTGGACCCGGAGAACAACTTCGTGGGCGCGGTGCTCGTCATCCGCGACATCACCCGCCTGGCCGACCTGGAAAAGCGCCTCACCGACCTGCACGGCCACCGGGGGCTCATCGGCAAGTCCAAGGTGATGCGCTCCATCTACGCCGTGCTGGACCAGCTCTCCGAAGTGGAGTCCACGGTGCTCGTCACCGGGGAGTCCGGCACGGGCAAGGAACTGGTGGCCGAGGCCCTGCACTACGGCGGCCCCCGGGCCAAGGGGCCGCTCATCAAGGTGAACTGTTCGGCCCTTTCGGAGTCTCTGCTGGAGAGCGAGCTCTTCGGCCACGTGCGCGGGGCCTTCACGGGGGCCATCCGCGACAAGGTGGGCCGCTTCGAGGCCGCCGAGGACGGCACCATCTTCCTGGACGAGATCGGCGACATCTCCCCGCGCATCCAGCTGAACCTGCTGCGCGTGCTGGAACGCAAGGAGTACGAGCGCGTGGGCGACTCGCGCACCCGCAAGGCCAACGTGCGCGTGCTGGCCGCCACCAACGTGGACCTCCAGGAGAAGATCCGCCTGGGACTCTTCCGGGAAGACCTCTTCTACCGCCTCAAGGTGATGGTGATCCACCTGCCGCCCCTGCGCGAGCGCACCGAGGACATCCCCCTGCTCTGCGAACACTTCCTGGGTCTGTTCAGGGCCAGCTTCGGCAAGCACATCGCCCGCGTGGGCGACGAGGTGATGCGCCTGTTCATGACCTACCACTGGCCCGGCAACGTGCGCGAACTGCGCTACACTCTGGAACACGCCTGCATCCTCTGCCCCGGCGGCGACATCCTGCCCGAGCACCTGCCCCAGGAACTGGTGCGCGGCCAGCTGCCATCCGCGTCGGGCAATGGGACCCGCCCCGGGGGTGAAGGATACCACGCCGCGCGCTACCGCGCCGAAGCCCACGCCCAGCCCGACCCCCTCCGGGAAAGCCAGGCCCTCGCCCCCCCCCCACCGGACGCCGCCGACCAGCCCGCCAACGGGCGCACGTTCTACACGCGCCACGCCCTCGGACGGGATGACATCCTGGACGCCCTGGCCCGCACGGCGGGCAACCGCGCCAAGGCCGCGCGGCTTCTGGGCATCGACCGGCGCACCCTCTACCGCAACATGGAAAAGCACGGCATCGCCTGA
- a CDS encoding succinate dehydrogenase/fumarate reductase cytochrome b subunit, with protein MSIPSIATHKPVVSCKCSAYLDWLQMLSGACLVLFMWAHLFLVSSVIIGPGVMNAIGHFFESTGMAQVGGPVIFLVFLSHFVLAARKIPFTSKEQGVMLANAKRMRHSDTWLWVVQAVTAMIILIMGAIHMWVVLTDLPITAQKSAARVQNGWWMLFYLLLLPMVELHVGIGFYRIMMKWGVIDSKGRFGFKKKENLLTAVMISIGVITLLRFWFLAIK; from the coding sequence ATGTCGATCCCGTCCATCGCCACCCACAAGCCCGTGGTCAGCTGCAAGTGCTCGGCCTATCTGGACTGGCTCCAGATGCTCTCCGGCGCGTGCCTGGTCCTGTTCATGTGGGCGCACCTGTTCCTGGTTTCCAGCGTGATCATCGGCCCCGGCGTCATGAACGCCATCGGCCACTTCTTCGAATCCACGGGCATGGCCCAGGTGGGCGGCCCCGTCATCTTCCTTGTGTTCCTGAGCCACTTTGTGCTGGCGGCCCGCAAGATCCCCTTCACCTCCAAGGAGCAGGGCGTCATGCTGGCCAACGCCAAGCGCATGCGCCACTCCGACACGTGGCTGTGGGTGGTGCAGGCCGTAACCGCCATGATCATCCTGATCATGGGCGCCATCCACATGTGGGTTGTCCTCACCGACCTGCCCATCACGGCGCAGAAGTCGGCGGCGCGCGTCCAGAACGGCTGGTGGATGCTGTTCTACCTGCTGCTGCTCCCCATGGTGGAGCTGCACGTGGGCATCGGCTTCTACCGCATCATGATGAAGTGGGGCGTCATCGACTCCAAGGGCCGCTTCGGCTTCAAGAAGAAGGAGAACCTCCTCACGGCCGTCATGATCTCCATCGGCGTCATCACCCTGCTGCGTTTCTGGTTCCTCGCCATCAAATAA
- a CDS encoding Fe-S-containing hydro-lyase, whose translation MAEYTLNTPLTDADIEQLRSGDVVYITGTIYTGRDAAHKRLTDTLDKGDPLPFDLKGALIYYVGPSPAPPGRPIGSAGPTTSYRMDTYAPRLHGLGLKGTIGKGRRSPEVREAMNATKSAYFGATGGAGALLSQAIKAAKVIAYEDLGPEAIRELTVEKFPLLVINDCHGGELYTTPDLEKALAG comes from the coding sequence ATGGCCGAATACACCCTGAACACCCCGCTCACCGACGCCGACATCGAGCAGCTCAGAAGCGGCGACGTGGTGTACATCACCGGCACCATCTACACCGGCCGCGACGCGGCCCACAAACGCCTGACGGACACCCTGGACAAGGGCGACCCCCTGCCCTTCGACCTCAAGGGCGCGCTCATCTACTACGTGGGCCCCAGCCCCGCGCCCCCGGGACGCCCCATCGGCTCGGCCGGCCCCACCACATCCTACCGCATGGACACCTACGCCCCGCGCCTGCACGGCCTGGGACTCAAGGGCACCATCGGCAAGGGCAGGCGCTCCCCCGAGGTGCGCGAGGCTATGAACGCCACCAAGTCGGCCTACTTCGGGGCCACCGGCGGCGCGGGCGCCCTGCTCTCGCAGGCCATCAAGGCCGCCAAGGTCATCGCCTACGAAGACCTCGGTCCCGAGGCCATCCGCGAACTCACCGTGGAGAAGTTCCCCCTGCTGGTCATCAACGACTGCCACGGCGGCGAACTCTACACCACCCCGGACCTGGAGAAGGCTCTGGCCGGGTAG
- a CDS encoding fumarate reductase iron-sulfur subunit gives MARMLKFNIFRYNPQDPQSVPHMQSFTIDETESMTLFIVLNRLREEQDPSLQFDFCCRAGICGACAMVVNGRPGLACHTKTKELPEENTLMPLPVFKLVGDLSVDTGTWFRAMYKKIESWCHTKKVFDPSAPEERMDNAVAESIYELDRCIECGCCVAACGTALMREDFLGATALNRVARFILDPRDERTEKEYFDIIGTDEGIFGCMGLLACQDVCPKYLPLQDVLGKLRQKMAFAAVNNLLPSFMKREVKL, from the coding sequence ATGGCCAGAATGCTCAAGTTCAACATCTTCCGTTACAACCCGCAGGACCCCCAGTCGGTCCCGCACATGCAGAGCTTCACCATCGATGAAACGGAGTCCATGACCCTCTTCATCGTGCTCAACCGCCTGCGCGAAGAGCAGGACCCCTCGCTGCAGTTCGACTTCTGCTGCCGCGCGGGCATCTGCGGCGCGTGCGCCATGGTGGTCAACGGCCGCCCGGGCCTGGCCTGCCACACCAAGACCAAGGAGCTGCCCGAGGAGAACACCCTCATGCCCCTGCCGGTCTTCAAGCTGGTGGGCGACCTCTCCGTGGACACCGGCACCTGGTTCCGCGCCATGTACAAGAAGATCGAGTCCTGGTGCCACACCAAGAAGGTCTTCGACCCCTCGGCCCCCGAGGAGCGCATGGACAACGCCGTGGCCGAGTCCATCTACGAGCTCGACCGCTGCATCGAATGCGGCTGCTGCGTGGCCGCCTGCGGCACGGCCCTCATGCGCGAGGACTTCCTGGGCGCCACGGCCTTGAACCGCGTGGCACGCTTCATCCTGGACCCCCGCGACGAGCGCACCGAAAAGGAATACTTCGACATCATCGGCACCGACGAAGGCATCTTCGGCTGCATGGGCCTGCTGGCCTGTCAGGACGTCTGCCCCAAGTACCTGCCCCTGCAGGACGTGCTGGGCAAGCTGCGCCAGAAGATGGCCTTCGCCGCCGTGAACAACCTGCTGCCCAGCTTCATGAAGCGGGAAGTAAAGCTCTAA